A stretch of the Danio rerio strain Tuebingen ecotype United States chromosome 18, GRCz12tu, whole genome shotgun sequence genome encodes the following:
- the chs4 gene encoding chitin synthase chs-1 has product MEPSPDLKLWDVEKEENKQNEKEQQQKFWDTCREVPIIQDDQIPRNRTHCLKWFACTVVGMIVFILALLSKTSFLLLITFGNNQTVIIHSDQKPTALLAIGFVLVGPSFLLLLKGTWKFIFKNSTMPSKKTCLWVLCVEILVALGAAVLTIVAMPHFDIVTNVMILNSVSILSAIFQVIADCRAKERKRFILLPLLSIVFIVLGYVLFVVNYLAFESSLLIPILLAIFGTICVSVNWWENYSALFTILSLNEIPKDIAKSSNAVNIISSLTRILITSAVIGVYVALIGDGWKSVKIVFETVVIALVVIQTLSSALCRWFVVVACKMHALRRSFVMPMYLASIVVLAVFLSPLVITFPVSNNTISYLVGNPVPLSSTEWVELLLIDTIETLLTRDIVVNMKIVGLVCLGCSALCWWLGLVLSTVYIWFLKIHRIERTKDLFVQRMYEGAFLEQSLMLNTRFEIRKKIKEKKHEKETIRVFLCATMWHETYDEMMKIIISMFRMDKYRPKTEQKSDVEFEFHIYVDDAFKDVKEERHTNEYVEILVDVIKEVYLNFSEEDSSVFKNQQPLPSQKIISTPFGGRLEYTLPKGNVMIVNLKDKKLIRHKKRWSQIMYLYYILGWRLHKKYYEKFEAGEDLDCLKVAGEQTESLKEKLKRERENTYILALDGDTDFQPSAVMLLIDRLKLYPDVGAACGRIHPTGTGPMVWYQKFEYAVGHWLQKTAEHVLGCVLCSPGCFSLFRGAALMDDNVMKRYTTRASEASHYVQYDQGEDRWLCTLLLQQGWRVEYNAASDAYTNAPQDFKEFYNQRRRWGPSTMANTIDLLGSGQLTAERNSSISKLYILYQVLSMGASILGPATVCLMISGGFVFVFKMSENDALILAIVPPAIYLILCFKLKSDTQLTIAAIMSIMYAFLMTGSILSIIGDLVLQDTFLTPSGLFLIGMVVLYLITAGLHPKEFSLIIYGLLYFICIPSGYLLLAIYSIVNMNNVSWGTRESGGQAKTSAVNSLKKKFLNATCCKCPCLEYEDETRREVTQVEDKPEGENISEILSENTQIIPQNRKPWIHSLQPKFGFSLRSESACELSEEELIFWKEMQKKYLHPLEEKPEQLAIIANDLRELRNKVTFVYFFCNALWLVATFFLQAIGGAVTIKIPKIYPNGTRSPTETLSLDPIALMFLLGFAALLIIQFIAMLYHRIYTFIHFVAYADTEIKAHRKQSQQVVKFMDHHETFEGDTPISTKRKSFISDGFFT; this is encoded by the exons ATGGAGCCGAGTCCTGATCTCAA GTTATGGGATgtagaaaaagaagaaaataagcaAAATGAGAAGGAACAACAACA gaAATTTTGGGATACATGCAGAGAAGTACCAATCATCCAAGATGATCAAATTCCGAGAAACCGAACGCACTGTCTAAAATGGTTCGCATGTACTGTTGTTGGCATGATTGTCTTCATCCTTGCACTTCTCAGCAAA aCATCATTTCTGCTTTTGATAACATTTGGCAACAATCAAACGGTCATTATTCACTCAGACCAAAAACCGACTGCTCTACTTGCCATTGGGTTTGTTCTGGTCGGGCCAAGTTTTCTACTTCTGCTAAAAGGCACATGGAAGTTCATTTTCAAGAACTCAACCATGCCatctaaaaaaacatgtttatgg GTCCTTTGTGTTGAAATCCTGGTAGCATTGGGAGCTGCAGTTCTTACAATTGTAGCCATGCCACACTTTGACATTGTCACTAATGTGATGATCCTAAACAGTGTGAGCATCCTATCTGCAATTTTCCAGGTGATTGCTGACTGTCGGGCCAAAGAAAGAAAGCGTTTTATACTGCTTCCGCTTTTATCTATTGTCTTCATAGTCCTGGGTTATGTGCTGTTTGTAGTCAATTATCTGGCATTTGAAAGTTCTCTTCTTATACCAATTTTACTTGCCATCTTTGGAACCATCTGTGTTTCTGTGAACTGGTGGGAAAACTACAGCGCGCTTTTCACCATCCTGTCCCTAAATGAGATTCCCAAAGACATAGCGAAGTCCAGTAATGCAGTGAACATCATCTCCAGTTTGACAAGAATCCTGATTACTTCAGCTGTGATTGGAGTTTATGTTGCTCTAATAGGTGATGGCTGGAAATCAGTCAAAATCGTCTTTGAAACGGTTGTCATTGCATTGGTTGTTATCCAGACTCTATCCTCAGCCTTGTGTCGCTGGTTTGTGGTTGTGGCTTGCAAAATGCACGCTTTGCGACGTAGCTTTGTTATGCCCATGTACTTGGCTTCAATCGTAGTTTTGGCAGTGTTTTTGTCTCCACTTGTAATCACATTCCCAGTGTCTAATAACACTATAAGCTACCTAGTGGGCAATCCAGTGCCCCTATCCAGTACAGAATGGGTAGAGTTGTTGCTGATCGATACCATAGAAACGTTACTCACCAGGGACATTGTAGTAAACATGAAAATAGTGGGACTGGTCTGTTTGGGCTGTTCTGCTCTCTGCTGGTGGCTGGGACTTGTGCTCAGCACAGTTTACATCTGGTTCCTGAAGATCCATCGAATTGAAAGGACCAAAGATCTGTTTGTGCAACGCATGTATGAAGGAGCGTTTCTGGAGCAGTCCTTGATGCTGAACACCCGTTTTGAAATCAGAAAGAAAATCAAGGAAAAAAAGCA TGAAAAAGAAACCATCCGAGTGTTTCTCTGTGCGACAATGTGGCATGAAACCTATGATGAAATGATGAAGATAATCATCTCTATGTTCAG gaTGGATAAATATAGGCCCAAAACCGAACAAAAAAGCGATGTTGAGTTTGAATTTCACATTTATGTTGACGACGCTTTCAAGGATGTCAAAGAGGAGCGGCATACAAATGAATATGTTGAAATTCTTGTGGACGTGATAAAAGAAGTTTACCT CAATTTTAGTGAAGAGGATTCAAGTGTGTTCAAGAATCAACAACCGTTACCAAGCCAGAAGATCATAAGCACTCCTTTTGGAGGTCGGCTGGAATACACTCTTCCTAAAGGCAATGTGATGATTGTTAACCTCAAAGACAAGAAGCTTATCCGTCACAAAAAAAGATGGTCTCAG ATAATGTATTTGTATTACATTCTTGGCTGGAGACTTCACAAAAAGTACTACGAAAAGTTTGAGGCAGGTGAAGATCTTGACTGCCTTAAAGTAGCAGGTGAACAAACGGAATCGCTTAAAGAGAAACTGAAG AGAGAAAGGGAGAACACGTATATCCTGGCTCTGGATGGGGATACTGATTTCCAGCCGTCTGCAGTCATGCTGTTAATTGACAGACTTAAACTCTACCCAGATGTTGGAGCCGCCTGTGGCAGGATTCATCCAACAGGCACAG GACCGATGGTGTGGTATCAGAAGTTTGAGTATGCTGTAGGCCACTGGCTTCAAAAGACTGCGGAGCATGTTCTCGGCTGTGTTCTGTGCAGTCCTGGATGTTTTAGTCTTTTCAGAGGAGCTGCACTCATGGATGACAACGTCATGAAGAGATACACAACCAGGGCCAGTGAAGCCAGCCATTATGTCCAGTATGATCAAG GTGAGGACCGCTGGTTGTGCACTCTACTGCTGCAGCAGGGCTGGAGAGTGGAGTACAATGCAGCATCTGATGCCTACACCAATGCTCCACAAGATTTTAAAGAGTTCTACAACCAACGCAGGCGCTGGGGACCTTCTACCATGGCCAACACTATTGACCTCCTGGGCTCAGGACAACTAACTGCTGAGAGGAACAGCTCTATTTCAAAACTTTATATATTGTACCAGGTTTTGAGCATGGGAGCTTCAATCTTGGGGCCTGCTACTGTCTGTCTCATGATATCAG GAGGCTTTGTGTTTGTCTTCAAAATGAGTGAAAACGATGCCCTTATCTTGGCGATAGTGCCCCCTGCTATCTACCTCATCCTGTGCTTCAAACTGAAATCTGATACGCAGCTTACAATTGCAGCAATCATGAGCATTATGTATGCATTTCTCATGACAGGATCGATTCTCTCTATTATTG GTGATTTAGTGCTGCAAGATACTTTTCTGACCCCTAGTGGTCTGTTTCTCATCGGCATGGTCGTATTGTACCTCATCACGGCAGGTTTGCACCCTAAGGAGTTTTCACTGATCATCTATGGATTGCTTTACTTCATCTGCATTCCCAGTGGCTATCTGCTATTAGCCATTTACTCTATTGTCAACATGAACAATGTCTCGTGGGGGACTCGTGAGTCCGGCGGCCAGGCGAAGACTTCTGCAGTAAACAGTCTCAAGAAGAAGTTTTTGAACGCCACATGCTGCAAATGCCCATGCTTGGAATATGAAGATGAAACGAGGAGGGAGGTAACTCAAGTTGAAGACAAACCTGAAGGGGAAAATATCTCGGAAATACTAAG TGAAAACACCCAAATCATTCCTCAAA ATCGAAAACCTTGGATTCACAGTTTGCAGCCAAAATTTGGTTTTTCCTTGAGGAGTGAATCCGCATGTGAACTTTCTGAG GAAGAATTAATTTTTTGGAAGGAAATGCAGAAAAAATATCTACATCCTCTTGAGGAGAAACCAGAACAACTAGCAATAATCGCTAATGATCTAAGAGAACTTCGTAATAAG GTTACATTTGTCTATTTCTTCTGCAATGCACTTTGGCTAGTGGCAACGTTCTTCCTTCAAGCTATTGGCGGTGCAGTCACTATAAAGATCCCAAAAATCTACCCCAATGGGACTCGATCTCCAACAGAAACGTTGTCCCTTGATCCAATTGCACTGATGTTTCTTCTTGGCTTTGCAGCACTGCTGATAATACAGTTTATTGCAATGCTTTACCACAG AATTTACACTTTTATCCATTTTGTGGCGTATGCTGATACTGAAATTAAAGCCCATAGAAAGCAGTCACAACAG gttGTAAAGTTCATGGACCATCATGAGACTTTTGAAGGTGACACACCAATTTCAACAAAACGCAAATCTTTTATATCGGATGGATTTTTTACCTGA
- the c1qtnf13 gene encoding uncharacterized protein isoform X1 — protein sequence MKFLPILRPAAGLTSCRPSRHISHLLCLVAYLSCVTSLNIPPMTPNLRSAFSATRSSSVLGASQRAVTFDRLLLNIGEDFNPDTGTFRCRLPGAYYFAFTVGKFPKKILSVMLVKNGLEVQAMAYDGYRNHGRKMQSQNIMISLKPMDTVYLLLQENQDYAIYSNIGPYITFSGYLVYPDSTSSVGYLNNHLSPPDLHLPGCPPFTDTQYDWKRRRRIGEEPRSAFSVARTTSVLGESKGRREREALTFDVEYVNIGGHFNKTSGHFTCYFPGAYYFAFTVGKHPRRAVSVKLMTGRGEVRAMVFDEDLSRRREMQSQSLMLSLKRGDSVWLYSQQDDGFAVYSNQGRYTTFSGFLVYPDFHQYMGMDRTFP from the coding sequence cagCTGGTTTGACATCATGCAGACCAAGCAGACATATTTCCCATCTGCTGTGCTTGGTGGCTTATCTGAGTTGTGTGACGTCGCTCAACATTCCCCCGATGACGCCAAACCTGCGCTCCGCTTTCTCTGCCACCCGCAGCAGCAGCGTTCTGGGTGCCAGTCAGCGAGCTGTGACCTTTGACCGCCTCTTGCTTAACATTGGCGAAGACTTCAACCCTGACACAGGCACCTTCCGATGCCGCCTGCCTGGCGCCTATTACTTCGCCTTTACAGTAGGAAAGTTCCCAAAGAAGATACTGTCAGTCATGCTGGTGAAGAATGGGCTGGAGGTGCAGGCCATGGCGTATGATGGATACCGAAACCACGGACGGAAGATGCAAAGCCAGAACATAATGATCAGCCTGAAGCCGATGGATACAGTTTATCTTCTTCTGCAGGAAAATCAAGATTATGCTATTTACAGTAACATCGGACCATACATCACCTTTAGCGGTTATCTTGTCTACCCAGACTCCACATCATCTGTCGGATATCTCAATAACCACCTGTCTCCTCCAGACCTTCATCTTCCAGGCTGTCCTCCTTTTACTGATACCCAGTATGATTGGAAAAGACGAAGAAGGATTGGCGAGGAACCGCGTTCTGCATTTTCAGTTGCAAGAACCACATCAGTACTGGGAGAAAGCAAAGGCCGTCGTGAAAGAGAAGCTCTTACGTTTGATGTTGAGTATGTTAACATAGGCGGGCATTTCAACAAAACATCTGGACATTTCACCTGCTATTTCCCTGGTGCTTATTACTTTGCGTTCACTGTTGGGAAACACCCTCGTCGGGCGGTTTCGGTGAAGCTCATGACAGGCAGAGGCGAGGTTCGGGCCATGGTGTTTGATGAGGATTTGTCGAGACGAAGAGAGATGCAGAGTCAGAGTCTGATGTTGTCATTGAAAAGAGGAGACAGCGTTTGGCTGTACAGTCAGCAGGATGACGGATTCGCCGTTTACAGCAATCAAGGACGTTACACAACCTTCTCTGGGTTTCTGGTCTATCCTGATTTCCACCAATATATGGGCATGGACAGAACTTTCCCCTGA
- the c1qtnf13 gene encoding uncharacterized protein LOC563077 (The RefSeq protein has 2 substitutions compared to this genomic sequence), whose amino-acid sequence MTPNLRSAFSATRSSSVLGASQRAVTFDRLLLNIGEDFNPDTGTFRCRLPGAYYFAFTVGKFPKKILSVMLVKNGLEVQAMAYDGYRNHGRKMQSQNIMISLKPMDTVYLLLQENQDYAIYSNIGPYITFSGYLVYPDSTSSVGYLNNHLSPPDLHLPGCPPFTDAQYDWKRRRRIGEEPRSAFSVARTTSVLGESKGRREREALTFDVEYVNIGGHFNKTSGHFTCYFPGAYYFAFTVGKHPRRAVSVKLMTGRGEVRAMVFDEDLSRRREMQSQSLMLSLKRGDSVWLYSQQDDGFAVYSNQGRYTTFSGFLVYPDFHQYMDMDRTFP is encoded by the coding sequence ATGACGCCAAACCTGCGCTCCGCTTTCTCTGCCACCCGCAGCAGCAGCGTTCTGGGTGCCAGTCAGCGAGCTGTGACCTTTGACCGCCTCTTGCTTAACATTGGCGAAGACTTCAACCCTGACACAGGCACCTTCCGATGCCGCCTGCCTGGCGCCTATTACTTCGCCTTTACAGTAGGAAAGTTCCCAAAGAAGATACTGTCAGTCATGCTGGTGAAGAATGGGCTGGAGGTGCAGGCCATGGCGTATGATGGATACCGAAACCACGGACGGAAGATGCAAAGCCAGAACATAATGATCAGCCTGAAGCCGATGGATACAGTTTATCTTCTTCTGCAGGAAAATCAAGATTATGCTATTTACAGTAACATCGGACCATACATCACCTTTAGCGGTTATCTTGTCTACCCAGACTCCACATCATCTGTCGGATATCTCAATAACCACCTGTCTCCTCCAGACCTTCATCTTCCAGGCTGTCCTCCTTTTACTGATACCCAGTATGATTGGAAAAGACGAAGAAGGATTGGCGAGGAACCGCGTTCTGCATTTTCAGTTGCAAGAACCACATCAGTACTGGGAGAAAGCAAAGGCCGTCGTGAAAGAGAAGCTCTTACGTTTGATGTTGAGTATGTTAACATAGGCGGGCATTTCAACAAAACATCTGGACATTTCACCTGCTATTTCCCTGGTGCTTATTACTTTGCGTTCACTGTTGGGAAACACCCTCGTCGGGCGGTTTCGGTGAAGCTCATGACAGGCAGAGGCGAGGTTCGGGCCATGGTGTTTGATGAGGATTTGTCGAGACGAAGAGAGATGCAGAGTCAGAGTCTGATGTTGTCATTGAAAAGAGGAGACAGCGTTTGGCTGTACAGTCAGCAGGATGACGGATTCGCCGTTTACAGCAATCAAGGACGTTACACAACCTTCTCTGGGTTTCTGGTCTATCCTGATTTCCACCAATATATGGGCATGGACAGAACTTTCCCCTGA